A portion of the Mycobacterium paraseoulense genome contains these proteins:
- a CDS encoding flavin-containing monooxygenase, translated as MTDVEPTQAHEPVHTRALIIGTGFSGLGMAIALQQQGVDFVILEKAEDVGGTWRDNSYPGCACDIPSHLYSFSFEPKPDWKNPFSYQPEIWDYLKGVTDKYGLRRYMVFNSLVDRAHWDDDENRWHVFTADGREYVAQFLISGAGALHIPSFPDIEGRDEFAGPAFHSAEWDHSVDLTGKRVAIIGTGASAIQIVPEIVGQVAELQLYQRTPPWVVPRSNPEIPDALRRAMANVPGLRALVRLALYWGQEALAVGMTKRPNALKFIEAYCKYNIRRSVKDRDLRRKLTPHYRIGCKRILNSSTYYRAVADPKTQLITEGISRITRDGIVTADGREHKVDVIVYATGFHVTDSYTYVQIKGRHGEDLVDRWNREGIGAHRGITVADVPNLFFLLGPNTGLGHNSVVFMIESQIHYVASAIKTCDKLGAQALAPTREAQDRFNDELQRRLSHSVWNTGGCASWYLDEHGKNTVLWGGYTWEYWRATRSVKPEEYQFFGADSRAGRRAAAVGG; from the coding sequence ATGGCGATCGCCTTGCAACAGCAGGGCGTGGACTTCGTCATCCTGGAGAAGGCCGAAGACGTCGGGGGCACCTGGCGAGACAATAGCTACCCCGGCTGTGCCTGCGACATCCCGTCGCACCTGTACTCGTTCTCGTTCGAGCCCAAGCCCGACTGGAAGAACCCGTTCTCCTATCAGCCCGAGATCTGGGACTACCTCAAGGGGGTCACGGACAAGTACGGGCTGCGCCGCTACATGGTGTTCAACTCGCTGGTGGATCGCGCTCATTGGGACGACGACGAGAATCGGTGGCACGTGTTCACCGCCGACGGCCGCGAGTACGTCGCCCAGTTTCTGATCTCCGGCGCGGGCGCGCTGCACATCCCGTCGTTTCCCGACATCGAGGGACGCGACGAATTCGCCGGTCCCGCTTTCCATTCGGCGGAGTGGGACCACAGCGTCGATCTGACCGGCAAGCGGGTGGCGATCATCGGCACCGGCGCCAGCGCGATCCAGATCGTCCCGGAGATCGTCGGGCAGGTCGCCGAACTTCAGCTCTACCAACGCACCCCGCCGTGGGTGGTGCCGCGTTCCAACCCCGAGATTCCCGACGCGCTGCGCCGGGCCATGGCGAACGTACCGGGCCTGCGGGCGCTGGTGCGTCTCGCGCTCTATTGGGGACAAGAGGCGTTGGCCGTCGGCATGACCAAGCGGCCGAACGCACTGAAGTTCATCGAGGCCTACTGCAAGTACAACATTCGCCGCTCGGTGAAGGACCGCGACCTGCGCCGCAAGCTGACCCCGCACTACCGCATCGGGTGCAAGCGAATCCTGAACTCCTCCACGTATTACCGCGCGGTCGCGGACCCCAAGACCCAATTGATCACAGAGGGCATCAGCCGAATCACGCGGGACGGGATCGTCACCGCCGACGGCCGCGAGCACAAGGTGGACGTGATCGTCTACGCCACCGGCTTCCACGTCACCGATTCCTACACCTACGTCCAGATCAAGGGGCGGCATGGGGAGGACCTGGTCGACCGCTGGAACCGCGAGGGCATCGGCGCGCATCGCGGCATCACCGTCGCCGACGTGCCCAACCTTTTCTTCCTGCTCGGACCCAACACCGGGCTCGGGCACAACTCGGTGGTTTTCATGATCGAATCCCAGATCCACTACGTCGCCAGTGCCATCAAGACCTGCGACAAGCTGGGCGCGCAGGCGCTGGCGCCCACGCGCGAGGCCCAGGACCGATTCAACGACGAGCTGCAACGCAGGCTGTCGCACTCGGTGTGGAACACCGGTGGCTGCGCCAGCTGGTACCTCGACGAGCACGGCAAGAACACCGTGCTGTGGGGCGGCTATACCTGGGAGTACTGGCGCGCGACTCGCTCGGTCAAGCCGGAGGAGTATCAGTTCTTCGGCGCCGACTCACGTGCCGGCCGTCGCGCGGCGGCCGTCGGGGGCTGA
- a CDS encoding SDR family NAD(P)-dependent oxidoreductase, with protein MTSPHPPERNQLIVVTGASTGIGAATARQLARNGFHVLAGVRRAVDADALRAERIEPHILDITVESDVAAIAARVANDPLRRPLRALVNNAGIAINAPVETLPLDQWRKQFEVNLFGHIAMTQALLPALLLSSGTVVNISSVGGKVVLPTYGAYAGSKFALEAVSDALRREVGDFGIKVVVVEPGAVKTEMAERGIATAEGLMANMTADQLARYDALAAAVTAQARSFGEDGVSAEHAATVIVKAATASRPRTRYTIGRDAAILLRISRVVSDRVLDRIVRMNLRSFAKSSAPDGRRATAGT; from the coding sequence ATGACTTCCCCGCATCCCCCCGAACGCAACCAGCTGATCGTGGTGACCGGTGCCTCTACCGGTATCGGCGCCGCCACCGCAAGACAATTGGCCCGCAACGGTTTTCACGTTCTTGCCGGCGTGCGCCGCGCGGTCGACGCCGATGCGTTGCGGGCCGAACGCATCGAACCGCACATCCTCGACATCACCGTCGAGTCGGACGTGGCCGCGATCGCCGCCCGCGTCGCGAATGATCCGCTGCGCCGACCGCTGCGCGCGTTGGTCAACAACGCCGGCATTGCGATCAACGCGCCGGTGGAGACGTTGCCGCTTGACCAGTGGCGCAAGCAGTTCGAGGTCAACCTGTTCGGGCACATCGCGATGACTCAGGCGCTGTTGCCGGCCCTACTGCTCAGCTCGGGCACCGTCGTGAACATAAGTTCCGTCGGCGGGAAGGTGGTCTTGCCGACCTACGGCGCATATGCCGGCTCGAAGTTCGCGCTCGAGGCGGTCAGCGATGCCCTGCGCCGAGAGGTCGGTGATTTCGGGATCAAGGTCGTCGTCGTCGAACCCGGTGCGGTCAAGACCGAGATGGCCGAGCGCGGAATCGCGACTGCGGAGGGACTGATGGCCAACATGACCGCCGACCAACTCGCGCGCTACGACGCGCTCGCGGCAGCCGTCACGGCCCAAGCCCGGTCGTTCGGCGAGGACGGCGTCTCGGCCGAACACGCCGCCACAGTGATTGTCAAGGCCGCGACCGCGTCCCGTCCGAGAACTCGCTACACCATCGGCCGCGACGCCGCGATATTGCTGCGGATCAGCCGCGTCGTGTCCGACCGGGTACTGGACCGCATCGTGCGCATGAACCTTCGCTCATTCGCGAAAAGCTCAGCCCCCGACGGCCGCCGCGCGACGGCCGGCACGTGA
- a CDS encoding TetR/AcrR family transcriptional regulator — MTTRSESAAATRRSLLEAAEVLLDLGGVEAVTLREVGARSGVSRSAAYRHFADKQSLLTVLAANALGELGDSLEVLAASDDPPEVSLRSGLLSLIALGRSRPHLYRLMFTPPPGDPPEAAVRAAERTQNLFLDIVGRITGPRQARRYGALLLTTAHGITGLDLSGHLDLDKWHTDAEELVDTIIALLPKGE, encoded by the coding sequence GTGACGACTCGCTCGGAGAGCGCCGCGGCGACTCGCCGTTCGCTGCTCGAGGCCGCGGAGGTGCTGCTCGACCTCGGCGGAGTCGAGGCCGTGACGCTGCGAGAGGTGGGCGCTCGCAGCGGCGTGTCGCGATCGGCGGCGTACCGCCACTTCGCCGACAAGCAGTCGCTGCTCACCGTCCTCGCCGCGAACGCGCTCGGTGAACTGGGCGACTCTCTCGAGGTGTTGGCCGCCAGCGACGACCCGCCCGAGGTGTCATTGCGATCCGGTCTTCTTTCGCTGATCGCTCTCGGCCGCAGCCGGCCGCACCTGTATCGCCTGATGTTTACCCCGCCCCCGGGCGACCCGCCCGAGGCGGCGGTGCGCGCCGCCGAACGCACGCAGAACCTGTTTCTCGACATCGTGGGCCGCATCACCGGCCCCCGGCAGGCAAGGCGTTATGGGGCACTGCTTTTGACGACCGCCCACGGCATCACCGGTCTGGACCTGAGCGGCCACCTCGACCTGGATAAGTGGCACACCGACGCCGAGGAACTCGTGGACACGATCATCGCCCTGTTGCCAAAGGGGGAGTGA
- a CDS encoding TetR/AcrR family transcriptional regulator, whose translation MARTPDSERRRQLLDTLVTEFAAGGVGDRSLRDVAAAVGTSHRMLLHHFGSREELLLAVVEEVERRQMGVLAELPRTPAEGFAAMWADVRRPELRQAERLFFECYARAAQGEKPFARMVPGAVDGWLAEVGAVADPTDGRIDRAMARLGLAVIRGLLLDLVATDDEAGVDAAAQAFTELLRRGA comes from the coding sequence ATGGCTCGCACTCCTGACTCCGAACGGCGCAGGCAGCTCCTCGACACGCTCGTCACCGAGTTCGCGGCCGGCGGGGTCGGCGATCGATCGTTGCGCGACGTGGCCGCCGCGGTGGGCACCAGCCACCGAATGCTGTTGCACCACTTCGGGTCTCGAGAGGAACTGCTGCTGGCGGTCGTCGAGGAGGTGGAGCGCCGCCAGATGGGCGTGCTGGCCGAGCTGCCCCGGACACCGGCCGAGGGCTTCGCCGCCATGTGGGCCGATGTCCGCCGCCCCGAGCTTCGCCAAGCCGAACGCCTCTTCTTCGAGTGCTACGCGCGCGCGGCTCAGGGCGAAAAGCCGTTCGCCCGTATGGTTCCCGGCGCGGTCGACGGCTGGCTCGCGGAGGTCGGGGCCGTGGCGGACCCCACCGACGGGCGGATCGATCGGGCCATGGCGCGGCTCGGGCTGGCCGTCATCCGCGGCCTGCTGCTGGACCTGGTGGCCACCGACGACGAGGCGGGCGTCGACGCGGCCGCGCAAGCCTTCACCGAACTCCTCAGGCGCGGCGCCTGA
- a CDS encoding SRPBCC family protein has translation MITEDSVEIDAPPQLVWDVFSEVERWPEWTASVTSLIGRDGPTLAVGRRFAIKQPGMAKLVWKVTEIDPGTSWTWVQRSPGVRVSARHDVIAQPGGRTLVRQRLDQGGVLGAPIGRLMLNKTKRFLKLEAQGLKARSEQLSRADGSHS, from the coding sequence ATGATTACCGAAGACAGCGTCGAGATCGACGCGCCGCCGCAGCTCGTGTGGGATGTCTTCAGCGAGGTGGAGCGCTGGCCCGAGTGGACCGCCTCGGTGACCTCGCTGATCGGACGGGACGGGCCCACGCTGGCAGTGGGCAGACGGTTCGCGATCAAACAGCCCGGCATGGCGAAGCTGGTCTGGAAGGTCACCGAGATCGATCCGGGCACGTCGTGGACGTGGGTGCAACGCTCCCCCGGCGTGCGCGTGAGCGCCCGGCACGACGTCATCGCACAACCGGGCGGGCGCACCCTGGTGCGCCAGCGGCTGGATCAGGGCGGCGTGCTCGGCGCCCCGATCGGCCGGTTGATGCTCAACAAGACCAAGCGATTCCTCAAACTCGAGGCTCAAGGACTCAAGGCCCGGTCTGAGCAGCTCAGCCGGGCCGATGGCTCGCACTCCTGA
- the nrdF gene encoding class 1b ribonucleoside-diphosphate reductase subunit beta, whose translation MTENMKLIDRVSAINWNRLQDEKDAEVWDRLTGNFWLPEKVPVSNDLPSWATLTPGEKQLTMRVFTGLTLLDTIQGTVGAVSLIPDALTPHEEAVYTNIAFMESVHARSYSNIFSTLCSTAEIDDAFRWSEENPNLQRKAEIVMQYYKGDEPLKRKVASTLLESFLFYSGFYLPMYWSSRAKLTNTADMIRLIIRDEAVHGYYIGYKYQRGLALVDEAKRAELKDYTYELLFELYDNEVEYTQDLYDEVGLTEDVKKFLRYNANKALMNLGYEALFPRDETDVNPAILSALSPNADENHDFFSGSGSSYVIGKAVVTEDEDWDF comes from the coding sequence GTGACCGAGAACATGAAGCTGATTGACCGCGTTTCGGCGATCAACTGGAACCGGCTGCAGGACGAGAAGGACGCCGAGGTCTGGGACCGGCTGACCGGAAACTTCTGGCTGCCCGAGAAGGTGCCGGTGTCCAACGACCTCCCGTCCTGGGCAACGCTGACGCCCGGTGAAAAGCAGCTGACCATGCGAGTGTTCACCGGGCTGACGCTGCTGGACACCATCCAGGGCACGGTCGGCGCCGTCAGCCTGATCCCCGACGCGCTGACGCCGCACGAGGAAGCCGTCTACACCAACATCGCCTTCATGGAGTCGGTCCACGCGCGCAGCTACAGCAACATCTTCTCCACGCTGTGCTCGACCGCCGAGATCGACGACGCCTTCCGCTGGTCGGAGGAGAACCCCAACCTGCAGCGCAAGGCCGAGATCGTCATGCAGTACTACAAGGGCGACGAGCCGCTCAAGCGCAAGGTGGCCTCGACGCTGCTGGAAAGCTTCCTGTTCTACTCCGGCTTCTACCTGCCGATGTACTGGTCGAGCCGGGCCAAGCTGACCAACACCGCCGACATGATCCGGCTGATCATCCGCGACGAGGCCGTGCACGGGTACTACATCGGCTACAAGTACCAGCGTGGGCTGGCGCTGGTGGACGAGGCCAAGCGCGCCGAGCTCAAGGACTACACCTACGAGCTGCTGTTCGAGCTGTACGACAACGAGGTGGAGTACACCCAGGACCTCTACGACGAGGTCGGGCTCACCGAGGACGTCAAGAAGTTTCTGCGCTACAACGCCAACAAGGCGCTGATGAACCTCGGCTACGAGGCGCTGTTCCCGCGGGACGAGACCGACGTGAACCCCGCGATCCTCTCGGCGCTCTCACCCAACGCCGACGAGAACCACGACTTCTTCTCCGGTTCGGGGTCCTCGTACGTGATCGGCAAGGCCGTCGTCACCGAGGATGAGGACTGGGACTTCTGA
- a CDS encoding restriction endonuclease, whose protein sequence is MADPYHRGVLKALVVIPLACGLLVGLAEHNPGLGFVAFYLALLLAVLAGWATRAHWPRAGRAMLGAVDAMDGVEFERYVAGRLRRAGWRVTFTPPVGDYGVDLIAEKDGHSVAVQCKRYGKSVGVAAVQQVVSGARHHGCTRSIVVSNREFTRAAKQLAHTHGCQLIGRKVLQGWVPPLAGGAKNPVGRKSARPVSE, encoded by the coding sequence ATGGCCGATCCCTACCATCGAGGCGTGCTCAAGGCGCTCGTCGTCATCCCGCTGGCCTGCGGGCTGTTGGTCGGCCTCGCCGAGCACAACCCCGGGCTGGGCTTCGTGGCGTTTTACCTGGCCCTGCTGCTCGCGGTGCTGGCCGGCTGGGCAACCCGTGCTCATTGGCCGCGCGCGGGACGCGCCATGTTGGGCGCTGTCGACGCCATGGACGGCGTCGAGTTCGAACGCTATGTCGCGGGGCGGCTGCGCCGGGCCGGTTGGCGCGTCACCTTCACCCCACCGGTCGGGGACTACGGCGTCGACCTGATCGCCGAAAAGGACGGCCACTCGGTGGCGGTCCAGTGCAAGCGCTACGGCAAATCCGTTGGCGTGGCCGCCGTTCAGCAGGTGGTATCCGGCGCCCGCCACCACGGGTGCACCAGGAGCATCGTCGTGAGCAATCGGGAATTCACCAGGGCCGCAAAGCAATTGGCACACACCCACGGCTGCCAACTGATCGGCCGCAAAGTCCTCCAGGGTTGGGTGCCCCCGCTCGCGGGAGGCGCCAAGAATCCCGTGGGAAGAAAATCGGCCCGGCCGGTGTCTGAATAG
- a CDS encoding DUF3349 domain-containing protein, which yields MTTTASSEKDHRHHFLRSVIQWLQVGYPGGVPGPDRVPLMALLRSTPLTEDQIREVVREITKDGSPALADHVIDRDEIAEFISDMTQFDAGKENIIRVAATLAAAGWPLAGIDVSEVVPDDEHAEAAEVIARDRVPEAPSEVAS from the coding sequence GTGACGACAACCGCATCCTCCGAGAAGGATCACCGCCACCATTTCTTGCGTTCAGTGATTCAGTGGCTGCAGGTCGGCTACCCGGGTGGCGTTCCCGGCCCCGACCGCGTGCCGCTGATGGCCTTGCTGCGCAGCACCCCGCTGACCGAAGACCAGATCCGCGAGGTGGTGCGCGAAATTACCAAGGACGGCTCCCCGGCGCTCGCCGACCATGTCATCGATCGCGACGAGATCGCCGAATTCATCTCCGACATGACGCAGTTCGACGCCGGCAAGGAGAACATCATCCGGGTGGCCGCCACGCTGGCCGCGGCCGGCTGGCCGTTGGCCGGCATCGACGTGAGCGAGGTTGTTCCCGACGACGAGCACGCGGAGGCCGCCGAAGTCATCGCCCGTGACCGCGTGCCCGAAGCACCGTCAGAGGTCGCCTCATAG
- a CDS encoding NAD(P)-dependent alcohol dehydrogenase codes for MSTVSAYAATSATEPLTKTTIERREPGPHDVAIDIKFAGICHSDIHTAKGEWGVPNYPVVVGHEIAGVVREVGSEVTKYKRGDHVGVGCMVNSCGQCSSCTAGLENYCKKGATFTYNSTDKDGTPTQGGYSQAIVVDENFVLRIPDSLPLDKAAPLLCAGITLFSPLRHWKAGPNTRLAIIGLGGLGHMGVKLGAAMGAEVTVLSQSLKKMEDGLRLGASNYYATADPATFKKLRNSFDLILNTVSANLNLNDYLSLLDVDGTLVELGIPEHPMEVGAFPLALARRSLSGSNIGGIAETQEMLDFCAEHDVTPEIELIEPDYINEAYERVLASDVRYRFVIDISKL; via the coding sequence ATGAGCACTGTTTCGGCCTATGCCGCCACGTCGGCAACCGAACCGTTGACCAAGACCACCATCGAGCGCCGTGAACCCGGTCCGCACGACGTGGCGATCGACATCAAGTTCGCCGGCATCTGCCACTCCGACATCCACACGGCCAAGGGCGAATGGGGTGTGCCGAATTACCCCGTCGTCGTCGGCCATGAGATCGCCGGTGTGGTGCGCGAGGTGGGTTCCGAAGTCACCAAATACAAGCGAGGCGACCACGTCGGGGTGGGCTGCATGGTGAACTCCTGCGGCCAGTGCAGCTCCTGCACGGCCGGCCTCGAGAATTACTGCAAGAAGGGCGCGACCTTCACCTACAACTCCACCGACAAAGACGGCACGCCGACGCAGGGCGGCTACAGCCAGGCGATCGTCGTCGACGAGAACTTCGTCTTGCGCATCCCCGACTCCCTGCCGCTGGACAAGGCGGCGCCGCTGCTGTGCGCGGGGATCACACTATTTTCGCCGTTGCGGCACTGGAAGGCCGGCCCGAACACCCGCCTGGCGATCATCGGCCTGGGCGGCCTGGGGCACATGGGCGTCAAGCTGGGCGCCGCGATGGGCGCCGAGGTGACCGTGCTCTCGCAGTCGCTGAAGAAGATGGAGGACGGCCTGCGGCTGGGCGCCAGTAACTACTACGCGACGGCCGACCCCGCCACCTTCAAGAAGTTGCGCAACAGCTTCGACCTGATACTCAACACCGTGTCGGCGAACCTGAACCTCAACGACTACCTCAGCCTGCTCGACGTCGACGGCACCCTCGTCGAACTGGGCATCCCCGAGCACCCCATGGAGGTGGGGGCGTTCCCGCTGGCGCTGGCGCGGCGCAGCCTCTCCGGGTCGAACATCGGCGGCATCGCCGAAACCCAGGAGATGCTGGACTTCTGCGCCGAACACGACGTGACGCCCGAAATCGAGCTGATCGAGCCGGATTACATCAACGAGGCCTACGAGCGCGTGCTGGCAAGCGACGTCCGCTACCGCTTCGTCATCGACATCTCGAAGCTATGA
- a CDS encoding iron-siderophore ABC transporter substrate-binding protein, giving the protein MLFGLIRPASPPAAAALAAVIAVTCSGCGSGNPGSKAPTPALVTPTTQIAGAGVLGNDRRPDESCARDSAAADPGPKTRQAHNAAGVTPDVVQVPAEPQRIVVLSGDQLDALCALGLQSRVVAAALPDGSSSQPAYLGSAVHGVPGVGTRSNPDLAGIAATHPDLILGSQGLTPKLYPQLAAIAPTVFTAAPGAAWQDNLRGVGAATARGAAVDALLNGFSQRAGDIGARHDASHFQASIVQLTTNTIRVYGTNNFPASVLGAVGVDRPASQRFTDKPYIEIGATDDDLAKNPDLSAADADVVYVSCASPAAAQRAATVLDSNPWRKLSANHDNRVYVVNDEVWQTGEGLIAARGIVDDLRLVNAPIN; this is encoded by the coding sequence GTGCTTTTCGGCCTGATCCGACCCGCGTCGCCGCCCGCGGCCGCCGCGCTGGCTGCGGTGATCGCCGTCACGTGCAGCGGCTGCGGATCCGGCAACCCCGGCTCCAAGGCGCCGACCCCCGCCCTCGTGACCCCCACCACGCAGATCGCGGGCGCCGGCGTGCTCGGAAACGACCGCCGCCCGGACGAGTCGTGCGCGCGGGACTCCGCGGCGGCCGATCCGGGGCCCAAGACGCGGCAGGCCCACAACGCGGCCGGTGTCACCCCCGACGTCGTGCAGGTGCCCGCCGAGCCGCAGCGCATCGTGGTGCTTTCCGGCGACCAGCTCGACGCCCTGTGCGCGCTCGGACTGCAATCGCGGGTGGTCGCCGCCGCGCTGCCCGACGGGTCGTCGAGCCAGCCCGCCTACCTGGGCAGCGCGGTGCACGGCGTGCCCGGCGTCGGGACCCGCAGCAACCCGGACCTGGCCGGGATCGCGGCCACCCACCCGGACCTCATCCTGGGATCGCAGGGCCTGACGCCCAAGTTGTATCCGCAGCTGGCGGCGATCGCCCCGACGGTGTTCACCGCGGCGCCCGGCGCGGCCTGGCAGGACAACCTCCGCGGCGTAGGGGCCGCGACGGCGCGCGGCGCCGCGGTGGACGCGCTGCTCAACGGCTTTTCCCAACGGGCCGGCGACATCGGCGCCCGCCATGACGCCTCCCACTTTCAGGCGTCCATCGTGCAGCTGACCACCAACACGATCCGGGTCTACGGCACCAACAACTTCCCGGCCAGCGTGCTCGGCGCCGTCGGCGTGGACCGGCCGGCGTCCCAACGGTTCACCGACAAGCCCTACATCGAGATCGGCGCCACCGACGACGACCTGGCCAAAAACCCCGACCTCTCCGCCGCCGACGCCGACGTCGTCTACGTGTCGTGCGCGTCACCGGCGGCCGCCCAGCGCGCCGCCACCGTGCTGGACAGCAACCCGTGGCGCAAGCTGTCCGCCAACCACGACAACCGGGTCTACGTCGTCAACGACGAGGTGTGGCAGACCGGCGAGGGCCTGATCGCGGCCCGCGGCATCGTCGACGACCTCCGCCTGGTCAACGCCCCGATCAATTAG